TGGCCCGTCAACTTTGGGATATGCCGGATAAGATCGAGCCACCCAAGATATTCTTGAGCGATACGGAGATAGCCGATGCCAAAGAATATTTACAGTCAATGTATGTCACTAATCCCATCGCCGTGCTTCCTGCCAACCGCGGCTCCTCGGCCAACTGGTCACCGGAGCGCTACCGGGAGTTAGTCCAGAAATTAGTAGAGGCCAAACAGGTAGTTCTTATCATAGGCGGCCCGGGAGAAGAGAGCATACTGGAAAAAGTAAAAGGCAATACCAATGTACCCATTGCCGGGCCGGATCTGACGTTGCGGCGGCTGGCTACAATTTTGGCAAATTGCCGGCAGGTAATCGGCAGCAGCACCGGCACCCTACACCTGGCCGCGGCGGCGGGGGCAAAAACGGTGGGGCTTTTCTGCCCGGCGCCGGCCAGCCGCCCGGAACGCTGGAGGCCGTTGGGGGAGGGACATGTGCAGTTGGTACCAAAACCTGAGTTCTGTGAGAATTGTAGGCCGAGCGCCAAGTGTGGCCTCGGTGTTATAAGCATAGATGAGGTTTTAAGTCTAATTAAAAGTGAGTTAATATGAAGAGAATATCTATATTGTTGATTGGATTGTTGCTTTATTTGCCCATTTATGCCCAAAAAGCGCCGGAAGATTCATTGACCAAAGCTATAAAACGTAATATGCACACGGTTCAGCTTGCGGTGGAGGATTACGCCTGTCGACATAATGGCGTTTACCCGACAAAGGTAGCGGAGTTTTGGACAGAGTTTCCTAACATTAAGAATCCGGTTGACCCGGAATTAGCAGTAGTCGTTGATGACTTTTCAAATAATCCCGGCCAAGTTATTTTTAAGAAACTTGAAACAGGGTATGAAATAATAGGAAATGATGCTCAAGGGAATATTTTAAAACTAAAACTTTTTGGTGGCTCAAAGCCCCAAAATAATGGGTTTAAAAAAACACTAGACAAAAAGAGCAATACTAAAAATAATAGTCGTGAAAAGATAATACCTGAGAGAACTAAAGAAGTTCAAGCTTATTTAGATTCTGTGAGGCAAAAAGCACGCAAGCAATTACCGGAAATGATTAAAAAAACTGAGGACAGAATTAAAGATCATACGTTGGAAATGGCTGAGAATCCGACTATAGCAGATTTGGGATTTACGAAAGACAAACGTGCAGTTCCTGTATTATGTAAGATAATTGAGTCTTATGATGAAGTTTCTGCTCAAAAAGACGCCATAATGGCTTTGCGTGCCATAGGCGAAAGATCAGCCACAGTGACATTACAGAATGCTTTGGATAACAATAATCGTGTTATACGATTATTCGCTGCATCGGTTATAGTGTCGTGGGGGCAATATGATAAGTTAAAAATATTAGAAATATTTAAAAATGCTGCCATGCAAGAAGACTCCACAGGGTGGAATAACGATATATGGGCAACTGAAGAAATAAAATATGGGTTTATTGCAAAATATGATAGCGTAAAAGCGAGACAGGAAAAACAAAAATCTATAAAAATGTGTAAAGATCATTTTGTTAAAAGTCTTTTGGACACCATATATATACATTTTAATACCGATATAACTGAGACAGCAAGGATCGTTTCTAAAAGGGGCAAATATCAAATATTTCGCAACCAAGCCGATAAATATTTAAGCTTCGACAGAAAATAACTCCTTAGTAAAAATGAATAAATACCTTATCATCCGTCTGGGCGCCATCGGCGACATTGTGCTGGCCACCGCCGCCGTAGAGGCCATCTCCCAAGCCGAACCTGACTCGCAGATAGACTTCATCTGCAAGGCCAGGTTTGCCGGGCTTTTAAAGGGCCACCCCAAACTGGCCAACGTCTACGTCTTTGACGAAGCCGGCCGGCACAAGGGCCTGCGGGGATTGCTGCTGTTCATCAACAGTTTGAATGATAAAAAATACAGCGCCATCATTGACCTGCAGAACAATACGCGCAGCCGGATCATCACCCTATGCCTTAATGCCGACAAAAAGATCCACTGGCCCAAGGATACCTGGCGCCGGCGGATGCTGGTCTGGGGCCACGGCAAGGGCAAAACATACAAAACTGTGACTCAGCGCTATCTGGCGGCGGTGGAGAAGGCCGGGATCAAACAACCCGAGGCCAAGCCCAAGCTGTATCCGGTGGCCGATGATTCTGTAAAACTGCCGCAGGGCGAATTTATCGCCATAGCGCCGGGCGCGCACTGGCCGACCAAACGGTGGCCGGGATACTCGGAACTGGTCACTAAACTTGTGAATCGTGAATCGGGAATTGTGATCGTAGGGGACCAGAACGACAGGGCCATTGCTGATGAGATAATAAAAACTTCGGGAGCAAATGCCACCAACCTTTGCGGCTTGCTTGTTCTTCCACAATTGACTTATATACTGTCAAAAGCAAAACTATTAGTCACCAACGACACCGGGGCCATGCACATAGCCGAGGCGGTGGGAACGCCGGTGCTGGCCATCTTCGGGCCGACTGTCAAGCAATTCGGTTTTGCGCCATGGAGGACTGAGAGCAAGGTCATTGAAGCCAATCTGGATTGTCGCCCGTGCGCATTGCACGGTTCCAAACAATGCCCCAAGGGCCATTTCAACTGCATGAAACTATTGTCAGCGGATACTGTTATGGGCGAAATTGATAAAGCCCTGAATACTTGACGATGCATCAGTCATTCCTGCGAAGGCAGGAATCCACAATTATAACCCGGTAGATTCAGGATTTTCTCCTGGATGCCTGCCTGCGCAGGCATGACAAAAGGGCAAGATGACATGAAAGGACAAAAAGCTTGATAAACCCAACAAAAAACAGCAAAATCCTTATCCGCGTGCCCAATTGGATAGGCGATGCGGTGATATCCACCGGTTTCATCGAAGCCTGTAAAAAAGAGAATCCCGGAGCCTCGATCACCATCCTGGCCCACCAGCGGGTGGCGGAATTGTTTGAGGCCAATCCCCAGGTGAACGATATCATCGCCTTCAATCGGGAAGAAGGGCTCCGGCGCATCGTCCGGAGCATCAAAAACAGGGGTTTTGACCGGGCCTACATCCTGCCGCTGTCATTCTCCTCGGCGGTGATATTCTACCTGGCGGGGATAAAGCAGAGGATCGGCTACGGTTCGGAACTCCGGGGTCTGCTGTTGACCGAGAGTCTGAAATATTCACAAACTGATTTCCGTTCCCGCCATATCCTGCAGGGCTATATCGCTCTTCTGGGGCGGGATATCACGCCTCAGCCTCCGAAGATATTTCTGACTGATGATGAAAAGGGAAAGGCCGAAAAAAGATTGTTCGGACTTAAGGCCAGGAAGGAAGACCTGATAGGATTCGGGCCGGGGGCCGCCTATGGCCCGGCCAAGATGTGGCCGGCGGAGAATTGGATCCAACTGGGGCGGAAATTATCGGAGGGCGGAAAGAAGGTGATGATCTTCGGCTCCGCTTCTGAGAGCGAACTCTGCCGGGATATTGCGGTGGGTATAGGTGATGGGACGGTCAATCTGGCCGGCCAGTTGAGCCTGCGGGAAAGCGCGGCCCTGCTGGACCTGATCCCGACATTTATCACCAACGACACCGGGGTGATGCACCTGGCGGCGGCCTGCGGAGCCAAAGTGACCG
The window above is part of the Candidatus Edwardsbacteria bacterium genome. Proteins encoded here:
- a CDS encoding glycosyltransferase family 9 protein; the encoded protein is MSDKKFKILVVRQDRMGDAINAVPVLKALRKVRPEASISYMVSQPLAELFVGQPYLDEVVSWGKNFFCLIYFLRQGRYDAVLMLHPSKALAWAVFFAGIKLKAGLGFRPYYVLTGFKPSHPGRKSSVLPLAELPVFRYIHTTQCTAVSRPDGQDVHETEYNLSVARQLWDMPDKIEPPKIFLSDTEIADAKEYLQSMYVTNPIAVLPANRGSSANWSPERYRELVQKLVEAKQVVLIIGGPGEESILEKVKGNTNVPIAGPDLTLRRLATILANCRQVIGSSTGTLHLAAAAGAKTVGLFCPAPASRPERWRPLGEGHVQLVPKPEFCENCRPSAKCGLGVISIDEVLSLIKSELI
- a CDS encoding HEAT repeat domain-containing protein gives rise to the protein MKRISILLIGLLLYLPIYAQKAPEDSLTKAIKRNMHTVQLAVEDYACRHNGVYPTKVAEFWTEFPNIKNPVDPELAVVVDDFSNNPGQVIFKKLETGYEIIGNDAQGNILKLKLFGGSKPQNNGFKKTLDKKSNTKNNSREKIIPERTKEVQAYLDSVRQKARKQLPEMIKKTEDRIKDHTLEMAENPTIADLGFTKDKRAVPVLCKIIESYDEVSAQKDAIMALRAIGERSATVTLQNALDNNNRVIRLFAASVIVSWGQYDKLKILEIFKNAAMQEDSTGWNNDIWATEEIKYGFIAKYDSVKARQEKQKSIKMCKDHFVKSLLDTIYIHFNTDITETARIVSKRGKYQIFRNQADKYLSFDRK
- a CDS encoding glycosyltransferase family 9 protein, coding for MNKYLIIRLGAIGDIVLATAAVEAISQAEPDSQIDFICKARFAGLLKGHPKLANVYVFDEAGRHKGLRGLLLFINSLNDKKYSAIIDLQNNTRSRIITLCLNADKKIHWPKDTWRRRMLVWGHGKGKTYKTVTQRYLAAVEKAGIKQPEAKPKLYPVADDSVKLPQGEFIAIAPGAHWPTKRWPGYSELVTKLVNRESGIVIVGDQNDRAIADEIIKTSGANATNLCGLLVLPQLTYILSKAKLLVTNDTGAMHIAEAVGTPVLAIFGPTVKQFGFAPWRTESKVIEANLDCRPCALHGSKQCPKGHFNCMKLLSADTVMGEIDKALNT
- the waaF gene encoding lipopolysaccharide heptosyltransferase II gives rise to the protein MPNWIGDAVISTGFIEACKKENPGASITILAHQRVAELFEANPQVNDIIAFNREEGLRRIVRSIKNRGFDRAYILPLSFSSAVIFYLAGIKQRIGYGSELRGLLLTESLKYSQTDFRSRHILQGYIALLGRDITPQPPKIFLTDDEKGKAEKRLFGLKARKEDLIGFGPGAAYGPAKMWPAENWIQLGRKLSEGGKKVMIFGSASESELCRDIAVGIGDGTVNLAGQLSLRESAALLDLIPTFITNDTGVMHLAAACGAKVTAIFGSTNPGWTGPWGEGHRIIYKQEPCSPCYKRICRYGHYNCLKKITPDDIFAK